The segment AATGTAGAGCTAACAACCTGATAGTTCGGTTGTTAtctaaaaatatcaaatgtgTATATAGATTGAGTTTGATAAATCTTTTGGACCAAAAATTTGAGGTTGATTGTGTTAGTGACTCGAACAACTTGAATAGattacccaacccaacccaacccaacccaacccaacacaacactctctttttttggttgggttgattTACGTTGTTGggttgtattttttaattatttttaaaaagtagtGTTTATCTAAATATTAAACAGAACATAAATAACTCATTATAAACaccaaatattcttaattttaataataatcttaaaagtagggtaGGGTTGTAACTTTACGTTGGTTGGGTTGTTCGACTCAACCTTATTAACATGTGAGccaatctaaattttttatttttcaaacattcaactcgaaccaaacccaaaaaaaaatctaacccaactcaagGCTTATGGTTTAGGTTGGATAGTTCAAGTTGGTTTGATTCTCGGATCATATGAACACTTTTAAATATCAAAGTCGTTGATGATTAAATTGTTCCCAATCACCAAACCAGCCACGTTCTGGGAGATTCCCCATTGTACATTTGTCCCAAccaaatcaatttaataaaaactatatatttaggTCAATCTATTGGTTTAAAACACGTATTTATATACATTAAACGAACATGCATAGTTTGATATtaacctttattttaaaagaaatctaaGCCAAATTAACAACTATTAAACTCGATTTTGATAGTTTAATTTAGATGAACTGACATTTGTGGTtgttagattaaaaaaaagcaggaatattaaattaataatattaatttgattacTATAAACCTATCACGAATGGACAAATAACACgaatttttatgattaaaaatatgatttaatctttaaaaggTGTggacttgaaaaaaaattataatatgattaaaaattagGCTAAAGCATGATACTTGAAACCACGTCTTATCCATAGAAATTgatgcttttattttatacccgaaattattattctaattGGGCCATGTTTTATGGGCCAAGAAATAATTGGGCCAGCTATTATGGGCCGAAGAACCTGAACCAGGCCCATATTCAAATAGCGGAAGGCGACGGGAGGCAAATTGCGGGGATTTTACTATTGAGTCCttgtaaatttaataataacaaaatagcgtaaaatgtaaaataaaagcTAGTTTCGAAGTCACTTTTGCCGGGTGCTGCTTGCCTGAGGGGTTTTCTTGGCGAGAAAGTTTTTTCGCGGCTCCCCTGCTATATTCTCCGAGCTCTCAATATCCATTTCCCCCACAGATCCTGAACCCGTTGAAGCCCTAATTCATCTGAATCAGAAGCCATGAGCCGTGGAAGTGGAGGAGGATACGATCGTCACATTACTATATTCTCACCCGAGGGCCGCCTATTTCAAGTCGGTATGTATGCAATTCCTCTTCGATCTCGTTTTTGTTTCGATCGAACTAGTTGAACTATATGCTAGGGCTTGACCTTTTCAATTAATGTTCAAGAATCATTGTTTCTGAAGTGATTTAGCTTGACCGTATTAGTTTGAATGGTGAAAACTCTcgttaaaagaaagaaatatctCCCTTGTGAAGTGTGAAGGTGTTTTTGCTGGAAGTATGGATGAGTGTGGTGTGGTAACGGTAGGGGCTCTgctttaattaaatgtttcgAGTGTTCATTTCACTTGGGATTACTGTCGAGTGAATGTGTTTAGTATCCATCGGACGGAATTTAGGGGAAACGCGGAATCTATAGTCATATTTGCTGCGGGGTAACGagggtttttttcttcttctctcttatAGGTAATTTAGTGTATTGCCTTTGATCTGTGCGAGTGTTAGCCTTTTCTTGAGTGCGGtgtatttattgaatatttggAAACCTTAGGCTGGAATCGCGAGGATTAACATTTAACACGTCTAGGATGCTGGCTTTGGTTTTAGTGACTCCTTGTATTAGAAAAGATAGCACAAGGAATTGTTTCCAATCAGTAAACTGTTGTAATATCCCAGACGCCTACATTTTGAACGAAGTTATGCTTATcaaacatttttccatttggtTTTGAGTTTTAGCTTGTCAGCAATGTTATATCTTCAtgaattgttcattttgaaatCATCAACTAGAGTATGCGTTCAAGGCTGTGAAATCTGCTGGAATTACCTCGATTGGTGTCAAAGGAAAGGATTCGGTTTGTGTTGTGACTCAGAAGAAGGTCCCGGTGAGTATTATTGGCTTGGCCATGCCATTTCCTCGGACTCTCCTGAGCTGAATATTTCGATTCACTTATAATAATGCCCATTGTTTTTGCAGGATAAACTTTTGGATCAGACAAGTGTCACTCACCTTTTCTCCATCACTAAGTATCTGGGCTTGCTCGCAACTGGCATTACAGGTttcttttatgtctttttgCCACTTATTGTTCAATAAAGAATCATGATTCAAGACAGATTTCTTGTCTTATGCTTGTATCAACCTCAGAATCAACTGATGGCGATGATGAAAGTGTACACATTGTGAGATGGCAGCTTATGATAAGTTGGTTCAAGAGGAATTCCTCGACTACATTCCCATATTAGTCTTTTTAGGTGTATGATACTCGTGTGTTTACTCAGGCTAGTGCTAATGATGTCTATCACAGcgataatttttttctacACTACATTGTACTGTTTTTAGTTCAAAGTACCACATGCAGTTGCTTCATTGTAAAAATCTACTTTGCTCAAATTTGGACGATAGAATTCCTTATCCAATTTTTCTATACCACTCAGCTGATGCCAGATCACTGGTTCAACAAGCAAGGAATGAAGCAGCAGAGTTTCGATTCCGATATGGCTATGAGATGCCTGTGGATGTATTGGCTAAATGGTATTCTGCTTATTTCTGTCTACAATATTTTCCTTGCCTTTTGAGTTATCAATTGCATAGGAAGTGCCGGTGATTTGTTTGTCTTCAGTTCTATGGCAATATTTAACTATGTTACGGtatttcttttgagtttagaCAAGGCTTTTAAGCACAGACACTTTTGTTGATGTTACTTTCCAAGTTAGATACATGGACATCAATCATTGAGTTTTGGTATATCACAGCAGGCACTAGACTAATGATATCGGAATTAACTGTTTTGCAGGATTGCTGATAAATCACAAGTCTATACCCAGCATGCTTATATGAGACCACTTGGAGTTGGTTGGTTTCTGGTTTATTTCGTATTTTAGATCCACATAGTGCTTGCTTTAACCTATTATACTATTTGTCATCAGCTTTTGAACTGGTCATTATCCATcctttaaattcttttctCTCCCTTCTGAATTTTCTTTAGTGGCAATGGTTTTGGGGATTGATGATGAGTTTGGACCTCGCCTCTATAAATGTGATCCTGCCGGTCATTTTTTTGGTCACAAGGTAAGTAACcttcttgaagaaaaattattggGACAGGAATTTAATGCCAATTTGCAGCATGTACCTatgttctaaattttatattttccttgaGGTGGATGCCACATTGGCAAAGATTTCCATTCAAATTCCTTTCCGGATGAtgttgctaaaaaaaaaaaaaagaagaagtctTAGAATTATAGCTTTATAGACTTAGctcatatttaaatacatACAATTTGATTGGTGTGATTTCTTAAGCTACCAGAGGGTGGGTTGTG is part of the Cucurbita pepo subsp. pepo cultivar mu-cu-16 chromosome LG12, ASM280686v2, whole genome shotgun sequence genome and harbors:
- the LOC111807598 gene encoding proteasome subunit alpha type-6, with the translated sequence MSRGSGGGYDRHITIFSPEGRLFQVEYAFKAVKSAGITSIGVKGKDSVCVVTQKKVPDKLLDQTSVTHLFSITKYLGLLATGITADARSLVQQARNEAAEFRFRYGYEMPVDVLAKWIADKSQVYTQHAYMRPLGVVAMVLGIDDEFGPRLYKCDPAGHFFGHKATSAGLKEQEAINFLEKKMKNDPAFTYEETVQTAISALQSVLQEDFKANEIEVGVVRVENPIFRVLSTEEVDEHLTAISERD